The following proteins are co-located in the Stigmatella aurantiaca genome:
- a CDS encoding sensor histidine kinase, protein MRHTLIPILLLCVALASVGAGVLTVIRHNRAELVRQFTVDRQAQLTEATRGVTDSLEQIGEDLSFAGELLSQPGPLEEHRRELRALLEVVGQFKAIAVYDAQGTERLRLVDRRAEPRVAQGQLFPRMAELVPLALQSPPGDITSSPPLEEAGGAWLRVLATAIPRDEGGPGGVVAVLVDMESFFLPLRIVTSDSEARLLLIGAHGRPSPASDPVLADWYQRVAGDTGPMTLYASLAEKMRKGERGTLLLGEQEASRLGLGTAEAVAAFTPIPLKGGSHWSAATLVSTAALRSHERGLVLRLSLAALLVALFLVAFGVYVVVAQRRAVALRESRRHADRLAHLHDKTQKILDHIPTGVLALTAEGRVSAVNQPLRARLPPDAIGSPLASTFPQAPEPVVARLTALVEAAAGEARVRSLLGEPLTLFGEEGQYNLHAVPLEARDSEVRTLLVIEDLSNVRALETQLLRAEKLATVGVLAAGIAHEIGTPLGVVRGRAEYVLGKLGAAHPQAAGVGVIVDQIDQVSRTIRQLLDFSRLQPAVARPVALSRLLRDVYELLRLEAERRQVVLELDVPEGLPLLAADPDQLQQALVNLVLNACDACSAGGRVQLSAAAPDGSPAGAWGFVTLSVRDDGCGIPAESRNQVFDPFFTTKKRGQGTGLGLAIVAQIVRNHGGRLELESEPGQGTCFTLLWPVAGPAIGEERHVNPGTHPGGG, encoded by the coding sequence ATGCGCCACACGCTGATTCCCATCCTTCTGTTGTGCGTGGCACTGGCAAGCGTGGGAGCAGGCGTCCTCACGGTCATCCGGCATAACCGGGCCGAGCTGGTTCGGCAATTCACTGTGGATCGCCAGGCGCAGCTCACCGAGGCGACCCGGGGCGTGACGGACTCACTGGAGCAGATTGGCGAGGACCTGAGCTTCGCCGGAGAGCTGCTCTCCCAGCCGGGCCCGCTGGAGGAGCACCGCCGGGAGCTGCGGGCGCTGTTGGAGGTCGTCGGGCAGTTCAAGGCCATCGCAGTCTACGACGCGCAAGGCACGGAGCGGCTGCGCCTGGTGGACCGGCGCGCGGAGCCCCGGGTGGCCCAGGGGCAGCTCTTTCCCCGGATGGCGGAGCTGGTGCCCCTGGCGCTCCAGAGCCCGCCGGGCGACATCACCAGCTCCCCGCCGCTCGAAGAGGCGGGGGGCGCCTGGCTGCGCGTCCTGGCCACCGCCATCCCCCGCGATGAAGGGGGACCCGGGGGCGTGGTGGCGGTGCTGGTGGACATGGAGTCCTTCTTTCTCCCCTTGCGGATCGTCACCTCGGATTCCGAGGCGCGCCTGCTGCTCATCGGCGCCCATGGCCGCCCCAGCCCCGCGAGTGATCCAGTGCTGGCGGACTGGTACCAGCGGGTGGCGGGGGACACCGGGCCCATGACCCTGTATGCCTCGCTTGCTGAGAAAATGAGGAAGGGGGAGCGGGGCACGCTCTTGCTGGGTGAGCAGGAAGCGTCCCGGCTCGGGCTGGGCACCGCGGAGGCGGTAGCGGCCTTCACGCCCATTCCGCTCAAGGGGGGCAGTCACTGGTCGGCGGCCACCCTGGTGTCCACGGCCGCGCTGCGCTCGCATGAGCGGGGGCTCGTGCTGCGGCTGTCGCTGGCGGCCCTGCTGGTCGCGCTCTTCCTGGTCGCCTTTGGCGTTTATGTCGTGGTGGCCCAGCGCCGCGCGGTGGCGCTGCGGGAGAGCCGCCGGCACGCGGACCGGCTCGCGCACCTGCATGACAAGACGCAGAAGATCCTCGACCACATTCCCACCGGGGTGCTGGCCCTCACCGCCGAGGGCCGGGTGAGCGCGGTGAACCAGCCGCTGCGGGCCCGGCTGCCCCCGGACGCGATTGGCTCCCCGCTGGCCTCCACGTTTCCGCAGGCACCGGAGCCGGTGGTGGCCCGGCTGACGGCGCTCGTGGAGGCCGCCGCGGGCGAGGCGCGGGTGCGCAGCCTGCTGGGCGAGCCGCTCACGCTGTTCGGCGAGGAAGGGCAGTACAACCTTCACGCCGTGCCGCTGGAGGCGAGGGATTCCGAGGTCCGCACCCTGCTGGTCATCGAGGATTTGAGCAACGTCCGGGCCCTGGAGACCCAGCTGCTGCGCGCCGAGAAGCTCGCCACGGTGGGGGTGCTCGCCGCAGGCATCGCCCATGAGATTGGCACGCCGCTGGGCGTGGTGCGGGGCCGCGCCGAGTATGTGCTCGGCAAGCTCGGCGCCGCGCATCCCCAGGCGGCGGGCGTGGGCGTCATCGTCGATCAGATTGACCAGGTAAGCCGGACCATCCGCCAGCTCCTGGACTTCTCGCGGCTGCAACCGGCGGTGGCGCGGCCCGTGGCCCTGAGCAGGCTCCTGCGCGACGTGTATGAGCTGCTGCGCCTGGAGGCGGAGCGGCGGCAGGTGGTGCTGGAGCTGGACGTGCCCGAGGGGCTGCCCCTGCTGGCCGCGGATCCCGATCAGCTCCAACAGGCCCTGGTGAACCTGGTCCTCAACGCGTGTGACGCCTGCAGCGCGGGCGGGCGGGTGCAGCTGTCCGCGGCGGCTCCGGATGGCTCCCCGGCGGGGGCGTGGGGCTTCGTGACGCTGTCGGTGCGGGACGATGGGTGCGGCATTCCCGCGGAGAGCCGCAACCAGGTGTTCGATCCGTTCTTCACGACGAAGAAGCGGGGCCAGGGCACGGGGCTCGGCCTGGCGATCGTCGCGCAGATTGTCCGCAACCACGGGGGCCGCCTGGAGCTGGAGAGCGAGCCGGGCCAGGGAACCTGTTTCACGTTGCTGTGGCCCGTGGCCGGGCCGGCAATCGGAGAGGAGCGGCATGTCAACCCAGGCACGCATCCTGGTGGTGGATGA
- a CDS encoding sigma-54-dependent transcriptional regulator — MSTQARILVVDDHLEMGRMLQEPLTDEGYAVELATSGAEAIRLFRSGPFDAVLSDLRMEEVDGFDVLAAVQAVDPEVPVLLMTAFGGVENAVEAMKRGAWHYFTKPFRLDEVLIYLRRALEDRRLRRENRTLRQVAGRTGLGALVGHSAPMRSLYELVERVAHSEASVLIRGESGCGKELVARALHTEGERAAAPFVAVNCTALPPALLESELFGHVKGAFTGATTARRGLFVEADKGTLFLDEIGDMPAELQAKLLRVLEDGEVRAVGADASRTVDVRIVAATHQELEARVKEGKFRADLFYRLNVVTLRLPTLRERREDIPLLAEHFIARSRARNPRSKVTGFSPEVIAALGGMPWPGNVRELENLVERLVVLVPRETVELADLKLHAPEMEPEAHPLVLAQDSLWPLRRLESEYIAWVVARCGGNKTRAAELLGIDVSTIHRRDREKGSGNPPR; from the coding sequence ATGTCAACCCAGGCACGCATCCTGGTGGTGGATGACCATCTGGAGATGGGGCGGATGTTGCAGGAGCCCCTCACGGACGAAGGCTACGCGGTGGAGCTCGCCACGAGCGGGGCGGAGGCCATCCGGCTCTTCCGCTCGGGCCCGTTCGACGCCGTCCTGAGCGACTTGCGGATGGAGGAGGTGGACGGCTTCGACGTGCTGGCCGCCGTGCAGGCGGTGGACCCCGAGGTGCCCGTGCTGCTGATGACGGCCTTCGGGGGCGTGGAGAACGCCGTGGAGGCGATGAAGCGGGGGGCCTGGCACTACTTCACCAAGCCCTTCCGGCTGGACGAGGTGCTCATCTACCTGCGCCGGGCGCTGGAGGACCGGCGGCTGCGCCGGGAGAACCGCACCCTGCGCCAGGTGGCGGGGCGCACGGGGCTGGGCGCCCTGGTGGGCCACAGCGCCCCCATGCGAAGCCTGTACGAGCTCGTCGAGCGGGTGGCCCACTCGGAGGCCTCGGTGCTGATTCGGGGCGAGAGCGGCTGTGGCAAGGAGCTGGTGGCGCGCGCGCTGCACACCGAGGGCGAGCGGGCCGCCGCGCCGTTCGTGGCCGTCAACTGCACGGCGCTGCCCCCGGCGCTGCTGGAGAGCGAGCTCTTCGGCCACGTGAAGGGGGCCTTCACGGGGGCCACCACGGCCCGGCGGGGCCTCTTCGTCGAGGCCGACAAGGGAACGCTCTTCCTGGACGAGATTGGCGACATGCCCGCCGAGCTTCAGGCCAAGCTGCTCCGGGTGCTGGAGGACGGCGAGGTGCGGGCGGTGGGCGCGGACGCCAGCCGCACGGTGGATGTGCGCATCGTGGCCGCCACGCACCAGGAGCTGGAGGCCCGGGTGAAGGAGGGCAAGTTCCGGGCGGACCTCTTCTACCGGCTCAACGTCGTCACCCTGCGGTTGCCCACCCTGCGCGAGCGGCGGGAGGACATTCCCCTGCTGGCCGAGCACTTCATCGCCCGGTCCCGGGCGCGCAATCCCCGCTCGAAGGTGACGGGCTTCTCCCCGGAGGTGATCGCCGCGCTGGGGGGCATGCCCTGGCCCGGCAACGTCCGCGAGCTGGAGAACCTGGTGGAGCGGCTGGTGGTGCTCGTGCCGCGGGAGACGGTGGAGCTGGCGGACCTCAAGCTGCACGCCCCCGAGATGGAGCCCGAGGCCCACCCGCTCGTGCTGGCCCAGGACTCCCTGTGGCCGCTGCGCCGGCTGGAGAGCGAGTACATCGCCTGGGTGGTGGCCCGCTGTGGCGGCAACAAGACGCGCGCGGCGGAGCTGCTCGGCATCGACGTCTCGACCATCCACCGCCGGGACCGCGAGAAGGGAAGTGGCAATCCGCCACGATAG
- a CDS encoding OmpA family protein: MRSFLLPCIVLALGASACATKSVATVSSNEGLSGRGPPSPPPPAPVPPQPSVSGEDAGLSSLTFGPIYYELDSTTLRPESRDTLDRLAEALRRRPGAQVTISGHTCELGTTEYNLALGQRRAAMAKDYLVKLGVGRNAITVVSYGEESPAAQGSGEDVWSRNRRSEFNLSVAQARLDAR, translated from the coding sequence ATGCGCTCTTTCCTGCTTCCCTGCATCGTGCTCGCGCTCGGCGCGAGTGCGTGTGCCACGAAGTCCGTGGCCACGGTCTCCTCCAACGAGGGTCTCTCGGGCCGGGGGCCGCCCTCCCCCCCGCCGCCTGCGCCGGTGCCCCCCCAACCGTCCGTTTCCGGCGAGGACGCCGGGCTGTCGTCGCTGACGTTCGGCCCCATCTACTACGAGCTGGACTCCACCACGTTGCGGCCCGAGTCGCGGGACACGCTGGACCGGCTCGCCGAGGCCTTGCGGCGGCGGCCTGGGGCCCAGGTGACGATCTCCGGGCACACCTGTGAGCTGGGCACCACGGAGTACAACCTGGCCCTGGGGCAGCGCCGGGCGGCGATGGCGAAGGACTACCTGGTGAAGCTCGGCGTGGGGCGCAACGCCATCACGGTGGTCTCCTACGGCGAGGAGAGCCCGGCGGCGCAGGGGAGCGGTGAAGACGTCTGGTCCCGGAATCGCCGCAGCGAGTTCAACCTCTCGGTGGCCCAGGCGAGGCTGGATGCGCGCTGA
- a CDS encoding transcriptional regulator: MRADACEVARKEDAPRPAQVLLLGADGSLVSLLSDVLGEAGITVRTEDARGERPKAVLVMVQRGGNILSALQCAQDTFSPAPIFILLPFADERLAQLALRLGAHGCFALGQPMEELRRMVLVGLSGGAGERP, encoded by the coding sequence ATGCGCGCTGACGCCTGCGAGGTGGCCCGGAAGGAGGACGCCCCACGTCCCGCCCAGGTCCTGCTGCTGGGGGCCGACGGCTCACTCGTCTCGCTCCTGTCGGATGTGCTCGGGGAAGCGGGCATCACCGTGCGCACGGAGGACGCGCGCGGGGAGCGGCCCAAGGCGGTGCTGGTGATGGTGCAGCGGGGCGGCAACATCCTGAGCGCCCTGCAATGCGCCCAGGACACCTTCAGCCCTGCGCCCATCTTCATCCTGCTGCCGTTCGCCGATGAGCGGCTGGCGCAGCTCGCGCTGCGGCTGGGGGCCCACGGCTGTTTCGCCCTGGGGCAGCCCATGGAGGAACTGCGGCGCATGGTGCTCGTGGGGCTCTCGGGCGGGGCGGGGGAAAGGCCATGA
- a CDS encoding DUF6232 family protein has translation MSGASPSPAATQAENTLFQEDGVLVTTERLVAGGRAWPLREVLRVEAIHQSPRVVPLLILLGASTVLGLPSIMTAMVARDALGPGIYEAALGCMAVVAFGSIAGLLLAQDQYWLVLRTRGSARRVLLSRDPEHISRLAQGVTEALRVARPRS, from the coding sequence ATGAGCGGCGCCAGCCCAAGCCCAGCGGCCACCCAGGCCGAGAACACGCTGTTCCAGGAGGATGGGGTACTGGTGACCACCGAGCGGCTGGTCGCGGGGGGCCGGGCCTGGCCTCTGAGGGAGGTGCTGCGCGTGGAGGCCATCCACCAGTCGCCCCGGGTGGTGCCGCTCCTGATCCTCCTGGGCGCGAGCACGGTGCTGGGGCTTCCCTCCATCATGACCGCCATGGTGGCCCGCGATGCGCTCGGCCCGGGCATCTACGAGGCGGCCCTGGGGTGCATGGCGGTGGTGGCCTTCGGCTCCATCGCGGGCCTGCTCCTGGCGCAGGACCAGTACTGGCTGGTCCTGCGGACGCGGGGCAGCGCGCGGCGGGTCCTCCTCAGCCGGGACCCCGAGCACATCTCACGGCTCGCGCAAGGCGTGACCGAGGCGCTCCGGGTGGCACGTCCACGGTCCTGA
- a CDS encoding histidine phosphatase family protein: MTRIYLVRHGQASFGTGHYDRLSPLGERQALLLGQHLRRMGFRADTWLSGSLDRQRSTLAAMLQGLEGGSPAEAHEGFNEYDHEAILGAYLPRVMADRGLTQETLAPLLGDNRQFQGLFTQVMQHWVDGTPHERPAFETWHAFQARVQAGLERLARSGHERIVAVSSGGPISLAVQVALGLSLEKTLALNWSIYNASVTELRVRRDGLALAGFNNVTHLELAGEPGLLTYR, from the coding sequence ATGACGCGCATCTACCTCGTCCGCCACGGCCAGGCTTCCTTCGGAACCGGCCACTATGACCGGCTTTCCCCCCTGGGCGAGCGCCAGGCCCTCCTGCTCGGCCAGCACCTGCGGCGCATGGGCTTTCGCGCCGATACCTGGCTCAGCGGTTCCCTGGACCGGCAGCGCTCCACGCTCGCCGCGATGCTCCAGGGACTGGAGGGCGGCTCCCCCGCCGAGGCCCACGAGGGCTTCAACGAGTATGACCACGAGGCCATCCTCGGCGCCTACCTGCCCCGGGTGATGGCGGACCGGGGGCTCACCCAGGAGACGCTCGCCCCCCTGCTCGGAGACAACCGCCAGTTCCAGGGCCTCTTCACGCAGGTGATGCAGCACTGGGTGGACGGCACCCCGCATGAGCGGCCCGCGTTCGAGACGTGGCACGCCTTCCAGGCCCGCGTCCAGGCCGGCCTGGAGCGGCTGGCCCGCTCTGGCCACGAGCGCATCGTCGCCGTCAGCTCCGGAGGCCCCATCTCCCTCGCCGTGCAGGTGGCGCTGGGCCTGTCCCTGGAGAAGACCCTGGCGCTCAACTGGAGCATCTACAACGCCTCGGTCACCGAGCTGAGGGTGCGCCGGGATGGCCTGGCGCTGGCTGGCTTCAACAACGTGACCCACCTGGAGCTGGCCGGTGAGCCAGGCCTGCTGACGTACCGCTGA